A segment of the Terriglobia bacterium genome:
GATTGTACCGATGGAACTGGCCTATTTGCGATTCTATGAAGAGCTCAACGAATATCTTCCAGAGGACAAAAGGAAGCGCAGCTTCATTTGCCGCTTCAGCGGGGAAGTGACCGTCGCAAGGCTGCTTCAAGTCGTTGGCATACCCCTTCGCGAGGTCGATCTCATCATGTGCGAGGGGGAGTCGGTGAACGGGACCCATGTAGTGCGCAACGGCGACCGGATCGGCTTCTATCCGGTCTTTGAATCCTTCGATATCAAAGGCGTAACCAGGATGAGGGAGGAGCCTTTGCGCCGTCCGCGCTTTGTCACCGGACCAGGGCTGGGGCGGCTGGCCGCCTACTTGCGCATGCTCGGGTTCGACACCCGTTGCGGCGCGCATTGCAGTCCCGGCGAAACTGCGGCCTGGGCGGAAGCAGAGAGGCGCATTTTGCTCACCGCGGGCAGCCTTCCGCCCCAATCCTCACGCGCCATCATAGTGCGCGGCTCCAAGCCGCGGCAGCAGGCGTCGGAAGTGATTGCGCGGCTCGATCTCTATCGGCTGATCATGCCCCTGGGCCTTTGTCCCCGCTGCAACAGCAGGCTCACCGAAGCAGACGGCCCCCCGCACTGCGCAACGTGCGGCAGGATCTATCGCAACGGTATTCATCTGCGCCGCGTGTGCTGGTTGATCAGCCGTCTGTCTCGAAGGGAGAGTGTGTAGCGAATAGGGAGGTGAGGGAAAAGGGGAAGGAGTCAGTAGTCAGAAAGAAACCGTCCGACTGAACGGCTCCGGCAGATCACGCTGGACGCGTGGTTATCTGCCTCACCTCATTCTGACTCCCGATTCCTGACTTCTCACTTTCGTGAGGCTTGCCGCCTGATGTAGGATGTCGCCTTGCATGAGGGAACCCATGGCCCAGGCGCGGCTGATTCTGGAGGAACTGAAAAAGAACGGTGTGAGCCATGTCATCGGCCTGCCCGACAACTCGTCGGCGAAGCTGTTCGATCTGCTCAGCGGCGACCGCGACATCCGGCTCGTCCCGGTGACACGCGAAGGCGAGGCCTTCGCAATTGCGGCCGGGCTGTGGATCGGCGGCAAAACACCGCTGGTTCTGGTTCAAAACACCGGTTTTTTCGAGAGCGGGGACGGCTTTCGCGGGACGATCACGCGCATGAGGGTTCCACTGGTATGCCTGATCACCTATCGCGGCTACGGGAAGATGGTGAATATGACCAGCATTGCTACCGGTGCGGCGCTGGATGCCGAGACTCTCAGCTGCGCGCACCTGGATTCGGCGGCGCTCATCACCGAGCCTACCCTCAAAGCCTGGGGGGTTCCTTACGACTTCCTGCACACCGATGAAGATGTGCCCGGGATATCCGGAGCGTTTCAGAAGGTGAATGAACGTCAGCAGCCGTTCGCGATCCTGATTACCCGGGATTTGACCTGAGAATCGAAGACTGGATGTACCGCAAAGTCTTATGCTGACAAAAGAGGAGTTGCTCAAACCGCTGGCCAGGCTGCGCGCGGATGCAGTCGTGGTCACCTGCATGGGAATCACGCGCCCGTGGGGCAAGTATTCGCAGAGCGCGCTGGATTTTGCCTCGGCAGACAGCGCCATGGGACACACTGCGGATCTGGCTCTCGGCATTGCCCTGGCGTGCCCCCAACGGAAGGTCATCTGCCTGAACGGCGATGGCAGCATGCTCATGACTCTCGGCACTCTGGCAACAGCCGTTCAAGCTGCGGCAAGAAATTACATCCTGTTTGTAATCCAGAACGGCACTTACGAGATTACGGGAAATCAGCCCGTGCCGGGTGCCGGGCTGGTCGATTTCGCGGCGCTGGGGCAGGGCGCCGGATTCAGGCGCATCTACTCATTTGATGATGCTGATACCTACGCCGCAAATCTGCCCGAGGTACTGACTGTGGAAGGGCCTGTGCTGGCAGTAGCCAAAGTAAAGCCCGGTGCCGAAGGGCCGATCAGCCGCAGTGACAAGGAATCATCCCACTATCTCAAGGTATCTCTCGCCGAATGGGGCCGCCGCCTGCGCCAGGCCCTCGCGATGCGGTGACTGGATACCCATTTCCTGGTTGCCTGGACAACGAGGAGAAGCTATGACACTACGGTTTGGTCCGAGGCGTGCTGTCTACCACGATGTGACTGACTACCTGAAGACCGAGGGCGCTCCGCTGTCGCCTGCTGAACTCGAGCATTTCGAAACCCTGGACCTCGTCTACCGCTCGCTCTGCGCCCTGATGTACAACTACGTGCCCACCTCGGGACATCCCGGAGGATCCATTTCGTCGGGCCGCTTTGTGGCCGGCATTCTTTTCGATGCGCTCGACTACGACATTTCGGACCCCGATCGCGACGATGCCGATATCATCTCTTACGCGGCGGGCCACAAGGCTCTCGGCCTCTATGCGATGTGGGCGGTGCGCGACGAGATCGCCCGCCTGGGATGCCCCGCACTTCTTCCCCAGGATGAGAAGCTGCGCCTGCGTCTGGAAGATCTGCTCGGCTTTCGGCGCAACCCGATAACCCGCACGCCCCTCTTTATCCAATTCGCGTCCAAGCCGCTCGATGGCCACCCTACCCCTGCAACTCCTTTCGTGCGTCTCTCAACCGGCGCCTCGGGGGTTGGCATCGCAAGTTCGCTCGGGCTGGCTATTGGCGCCAAAGATTTTTATGGCGCCGACGCGCCCCGGATCCACATTGTCGAAGGCGAGGGCGGGCTCACGCCGGGGCGCGCGGCCGAAGCGCTGGCTGCTGCCGCGACGGCGTCGCTCAGCAACGTTGTTCTCCACCTCGATTGGAACCAGGCTTCCATCGATTCCAATCGCGTCTGCCGGGAGAACGGGCAGCCCGGCGACTATGTGCAATGGAATCCGATCGAGCTCTTTCACCTGCACGATTGGAACGTGATCCATGTTCCGGATGGAAAAGATCTTCTGCAGGTCATCGGCGCGCAGCGACTGGCCGCCGCGATGACCAACGGGCAGCCCACGGCGGTCATCTATCGTACGGTAAAGGGCTGGCAGTATGGCATCGAAGGCAGGGCGTCCCATGGGGCCGGGCACAAACTGTGTTCCGAAGGTTTCTGCAAGGCGCTCGCCGGGCTGACGGGCGAAGCCGACATGATGGTTCCCACGTGCGCAGCCGGCCTGCAGCGCTGCCTCGGGAGCGCGGACGAACAGACGATCATGGAGCAGTGCTTTTGGGAATCGCTCGCCATCGTGCGCAAAGTGCTCGAGGAGAGCCGCCCGGCAGTCGACGCGCTGGCACACCGGCTCGAACAGGCTCGTGATCGTCTTGTGCGCCATGCGCGGCGCCCGCGCAACAACGGCCCGCACGTCGAGGCGATCTTCGCTCTGGCCGCGGCCGGCAACGGCACACCCAATGAACTCACGCTCAAGCCCGGCGCGGAGACGACGCTGCGCGGTGAATTGGGACGCGTGCTTCAATACTACAACCGGGCATCGCGGGGAGCCATCCTGACTGCTGCCGCGGATCTGCTCGGCTCCACGAGCGTCAACCTGATCGGCAAAGACTTTCCCGAGGGCTACTGGAACGCCGCCACCAACGCCAGTGCCCGCACACTGTCGATCGGAGGAATTTGCGAGGACGCCATCTCCGGCATCATGTCCGGCCTGTCCGCCTTCGGGCATCATATCGGAGTGGGCTCGTCGTACGGCGCGTTCATTGCACCGCTTGGCCACATTGCAGCGCGCCTGCACGCTATCGGCGGCCAGGCACGCCATTCGGTCATGGGAAGCCCGTATCGGCCGGTGATTCTTGTGTGCGCCCATGCGGGACTGAAAACGGGCGAGGACGGCCCGACCCACGCCGATCCCCAGGCACTGCAGTTGCTGCAGGAAAACTTTCCCCGCGGCACCGCAGTCACCCTCACCCCCTGGGATCCTCAGGAGATCTGGCCGCTTTTTTCCGCCACCCTGGCCCTGCGGCCTGCCTTGATCTTGCCCTTCGTTACGCGCCCCGCCGAAAGGGTCGTGGATCGCACCGCTCTCAGGCTGGCTCCTCCTGACGACGCGACCACCGGAGTCTACCTGCTGCGAAAACCGCGCGGAAAGGGAGAAGGGACCCTGGTATTGCAGGAGAGCGCCGTCGCCTACGCCTTCATCGAGGAGGCGCTCCCCCTCATGGAGAAAGAGGGATTGGATCCCTGGGTTTATTACGTCTCGAGCGCGGAGCTCTTTGATCTGCTTCCTGCCGAGACCCGGCGCCGGATTTTCCCCGAAGAGCGCGCTCTGGAGGCGATGGGCATCACCGGCTTCACTCTGCCTACTATGTTTCGATGGGTCCGTTCCGACCTGGGCCGCTCCATGACGCTTCATCCATACCTGCTTGGACACTTCCTCGGCAGCGGGCAGGGCGCCATGGTTCTGGCGGAAGCGGGCCTCGATGGCATGAGCCAGTATCATGCCGTCAAACGTTACCTCGCAGCGCGAAAGTGAAGCTGCTATTCGCCGACACACCAAAATCTCAACGCGATGGCCGCGGAGGGGCAGAGGGGGAGACACAAGAGCATTCCTCCGCGTTCTCTGTGCGCTCTGCGTTGAGGTTTTAGGCACTCCGCCGGTGCTTGCCGGTCTGGTAAAATCGAGAAGGATACATTCGTCAAGGGAGAGGAACGCCATGCTGATTATCATAGAATCAAAGAAGTCCCTGAGGGATGTGTGCGCAGCCATGGAACCGACAGTGCAGAAGCATAAGTTCGGGGTGCTCGGGGTGCACAACCTGAGGGAGACCATGGCCCGGAAGGGAGTCGATTTGACAAGGGACTGCTTCATCTACGAGATCTGCAATCCCACGCAAGCCAAGAAAGTGCTGGATTCGAAGATGGAGGTGTCCACCGCACTGCCGTGCCGCGTGTCTGTTTACCAGGAAGGGGGGACGGTCAAGATCGCAACGATCAAGCCGACAGAAATGCTGGCTGCCTATAATGCCCCCGACCTGGCCCCTGTGGCTCAGGAAGTGGAGCTGGCAATCACCGCCATCATGAAGGAAGTCGCCGGACCATAGCGTACTTGGAGCGCGCAAGCTTGCCTGCGCCTTTAATTACCGATGCGTGCCTTCACCCCATGTGTACTTGCGCCCGGCATTTTGCCTCACTATAAGATCCAATTGTAAAAGTAAGTTTTACGATTGCCCGGGCGCAAAGGTGTTGAACAATGCCGCCGAGCTTCGTATCATTAAATCCTCGGGCAAGAGTATTCTGACGGGGACTTTTTGGTTTTTTTGAAGAACACAAGAACCGTAGCATCCGTTCATCTGCCCGTTGATAACTTACTCCGTCATTCTGATCGGAGCTCAACTCTGTTTTCCCTTCGGCGGGGCTTGCATCGATCCTGACGCCTGGATGGGAATCCTCTAGGGGTATTGAATTGAAGACAGCGAAGCACAAGCCGGAAACACCGCAGCGTCTGAACATCGTCCTGATCAAGCCGTCGAAATACGACGACGAGGGGTTTGTC
Coding sequences within it:
- a CDS encoding DUF302 domain-containing protein, producing the protein MLIIIESKKSLRDVCAAMEPTVQKHKFGVLGVHNLRETMARKGVDLTRDCFIYEICNPTQAKKVLDSKMEVSTALPCRVSVYQEGGTVKIATIKPTEMLAAYNAPDLAPVAQEVELAITAIMKEVAGP
- a CDS encoding Mut7-C ubiquitin/RNAse domain-containing protein, with amino-acid sequence MELAYLRFYEELNEYLPEDKRKRSFICRFSGEVTVARLLQVVGIPLREVDLIMCEGESVNGTHVVRNGDRIGFYPVFESFDIKGVTRMREEPLRRPRFVTGPGLGRLAAYLRMLGFDTRCGAHCSPGETAAWAEAERRILLTAGSLPPQSSRAIIVRGSKPRQQASEVIARLDLYRLIMPLGLCPRCNSRLTEADGPPHCATCGRIYRNGIHLRRVCWLISRLSRRESV
- a CDS encoding thiamine pyrophosphate-binding protein codes for the protein MLTKEELLKPLARLRADAVVVTCMGITRPWGKYSQSALDFASADSAMGHTADLALGIALACPQRKVICLNGDGSMLMTLGTLATAVQAAARNYILFVIQNGTYEITGNQPVPGAGLVDFAALGQGAGFRRIYSFDDADTYAANLPEVLTVEGPVLAVAKVKPGAEGPISRSDKESSHYLKVSLAEWGRRLRQALAMR